Proteins from one Porites lutea chromosome 3, jaPorLute2.1, whole genome shotgun sequence genomic window:
- the LOC140932036 gene encoding uncharacterized protein, producing the protein MAFPCLFPYGKGDFHINRPMTCPTLHNWAEHLLWYQDGRFARHKVWKFVVHNMIMRKRALEQSRFFVDQQLGDPHITVADLQERLARGDTFTNKLLYFGANLRGTAQYWHQRRRELRALVEFMVNEKRGLPSFFMTGSCAEFYFPPLRRLLEEYILQTKGEEFAKSRGQIHWHQLSWREDRQPHQLLHEAREDGCEEEEYAARLSQW; encoded by the exons ATGGCATTTCCTTGCTTGTTTCCCTATGGAAAGGGTGATTTCCACATAAACCGTCCGATGACGTGTCCCACACTGCATAACTGGGCAGAGCACCTGCTGTGGTACCAAGACGGAAGGTTTGCAAGGCATAAAGTCTGGAAGTTTGTTGTCCACAATATGATCATGAGGAAGCGTGCCCTGGAGCAGAGCCGGTTCTTTGTTGATCAGCAACTTGGTGACCCACACATAACTGTTGCAGACCTGCAAGAGCGACTTGCGAGAGGTGACACTTTTACCAACAAGTTGTTGTATTTTGGCGCAAATCTGCGTGGTACAGCTCAGTACTGGCACCAGAGACGCAGAGAGCTTCGTGCCCTTGTGGAGTTCATGGTCAATGAGAAGCGTGGGTTGccttcatttttcatgactggaAGCTGTGCCGAGTTTTACTTTCCTCCTCTTAGAAGGCTACTGGAAGAGTACATCTTGCAGACCAAAGGCGAAGAA TTTGCCAAGTCCCGCGGTCAAATTCATTGGCACCAACTCAGCTGGAGGGAAGACAGGCAACCACATCAGCTATTGCATGAAGCTCGTGAAGATGGTTGCGAAGAGGAAGAGTATGCAGCTAGACTTAGTCAGTGG